The following coding sequences are from one bacterium window:
- a CDS encoding NAD(P)H-dependent oxidoreductase subunit E, with product MSAEDRRAGNEARPETFGPEFARRADEIVARYPQPRGALMPLLHLAQDERGYVSLDAERWIAERLGLTPAYVHGVTSFYTMYRTAPAGRHLLQLCTTVSCMLRGCDRVREHIEEKLGIEAGETTADGLFTLVCVECLGSCGTGPVLQVDDDFYEDMDLERVDALLDALRRGERPVPGAGPRRAIVE from the coding sequence ATGAGCGCCGAAGACCGCCGCGCGGGGAACGAGGCGCGGCCCGAGACGTTCGGACCGGAGTTCGCGCGCCGCGCGGACGAGATCGTGGCCCGCTACCCGCAGCCGCGCGGGGCGCTGATGCCGCTGCTCCACCTCGCGCAGGACGAGAGGGGGTACGTCTCCCTCGACGCCGAGCGCTGGATCGCCGAGCGGCTGGGGCTGACCCCGGCCTACGTCCACGGCGTGACGTCGTTCTACACCATGTACCGCACCGCCCCGGCGGGGCGGCATCTGCTGCAGCTCTGCACGACCGTCTCCTGCATGCTCCGCGGCTGCGACCGCGTGCGGGAGCACATCGAGGAGAAGCTGGGGATCGAGGCCGGCGAGACGACCGCGGACGGGCTGTTCACGCTGGTCTGCGTCGAGTGCCTCGGCTCCTGCGGGACCGGCCCGGTGCTGCAGGTGGACGACGACTTCTACGAAGACATGGATCTCGAGCGGGTGGACGCGCTGCTCGACGCGCTGCGGCGCGGGGAGCGCCCCGTGCCGGGCGCCGGGCCGCGGCGGGCGATTGTGGAATGA